A stretch of Mycobacterium sp. ITM-2016-00316 DNA encodes these proteins:
- a CDS encoding RNA polymerase-binding protein RbpA, translating to MADRVLRGSRLGAVSYETDRNHDLAPRQVARYRTDNGEEFEVPFADDAEIPGTWPCRNGMEGTLIDGDVPEPKKVKPPRTHWDMLLERRSVEELEELLKERLDIIKTRRRG from the coding sequence ATGGCTGATCGTGTTCTGAGGGGCAGCCGGCTCGGCGCCGTGAGCTACGAGACCGACCGCAACCACGACCTGGCGCCACGCCAGGTGGCGCGCTACCGCACCGACAACGGTGAAGAGTTCGAGGTTCCGTTCGCCGACGACGCCGAAATCCCCGGTACCTGGCCCTGCCGCAACGGCATGGAGGGCACGCTGATCGACGGCGATGTTCCCGAGCCCAAGAAGGTCAAGCCGCCGCGGACGCACTGGGACATGCTGTTGGAGCGGCGTTCGGTGGAGGAGCTCGAAGAGCTGCTCAAGGAGCGCCTCGACATCATCAAGACCCGTCGCCGCGGCTGA
- a CDS encoding primary-amine oxidase codes for MTHPLDPLGPDEFTAVAEILGREHGVGAGWRYASIEMAEPGKAELAAFENGGPVPARKAVVVCFERSANATYKSVVSLTDGRVESFEHVPGAQPNFTVDEFLECDQMLRRHPDFLAALAGRGITDIDLVFVDTWTYGDAVIPDEFRGRRLGWSDTWLKDGPGMNPYAHLVSGLHCVIDLNTMELLRVEDTVNVETPAVMGEYTPRHIPEHIRSASRREPLKPLHITQPEGPSFTLDGNLLRWQNWSLRVGFNYREGMTLHTVRYQDGDRDRSVAHRMSFAEMVVPYRDSSVDHYRRTAFDIGEWGLGFMTQSLELGCDCLGEIRYLDAVLHNSKGEPYTITNAICIHEEDAAVLWKHVDHDTGAEVRRIRRLTLSFHVTVANYEYLVYWRLYQDGNIECEVRATGIMVTTPLAAGQPNPNGTLVDERTYAPFHQHFLVARLDLDVDGPDNTVYMSESYAEPTGPDNPYGLSLVTRNVALRTEDEGKQDVDFATQRGWKVVNTNVVNGLGTHPSYKLVPTGALPAMFDAQSPVLRRANVIGHALWVTPNHPGERWPAGEFVNQSVADTGLGEWTKANRSIDNTDVVLWYVFGIHHITRPEDWPVMPVDVVSFWLKPFGFFDRNPALDVAASPGECHKS; via the coding sequence ATGACGCACCCGCTGGACCCGCTGGGCCCCGACGAATTCACTGCTGTCGCTGAGATCCTGGGCCGCGAACACGGCGTCGGGGCGGGCTGGCGCTACGCGTCCATCGAGATGGCGGAGCCGGGCAAGGCCGAACTCGCGGCCTTCGAGAACGGCGGGCCGGTGCCGGCGCGCAAGGCCGTTGTCGTGTGCTTCGAGCGGTCCGCCAATGCGACCTACAAGAGTGTGGTGTCGCTGACCGACGGCCGGGTCGAGTCGTTCGAGCACGTGCCCGGCGCGCAACCGAACTTCACCGTCGACGAGTTCCTCGAGTGTGACCAGATGCTGCGCCGCCACCCCGATTTCCTCGCCGCCCTGGCCGGTCGCGGTATCACCGACATCGACCTGGTGTTCGTCGATACCTGGACCTACGGGGACGCCGTCATCCCCGACGAGTTCCGCGGCCGGCGGCTGGGTTGGTCGGACACCTGGCTCAAGGACGGGCCGGGGATGAATCCGTACGCGCATCTGGTCAGCGGGCTGCACTGCGTGATCGACCTCAACACCATGGAGTTGCTGCGCGTCGAGGACACCGTCAATGTCGAAACCCCGGCCGTGATGGGCGAATACACGCCGCGGCACATCCCGGAGCACATCCGCTCGGCCTCGCGCCGGGAACCGCTCAAACCGCTGCACATCACCCAGCCCGAGGGTCCGTCGTTCACCCTGGACGGCAATCTGCTGCGCTGGCAGAACTGGTCGCTGCGGGTGGGTTTCAACTACCGCGAGGGCATGACGCTGCACACCGTGCGGTACCAGGACGGTGACCGGGACCGCTCGGTCGCGCACCGGATGTCGTTCGCGGAGATGGTGGTGCCCTACCGCGACTCCTCGGTCGACCACTACCGCCGCACCGCGTTCGACATCGGGGAGTGGGGACTGGGTTTCATGACGCAGTCCCTGGAACTCGGTTGTGACTGCCTCGGCGAGATCCGCTATCTCGATGCCGTGCTGCACAACAGCAAGGGCGAGCCGTACACCATCACCAACGCGATCTGCATCCACGAGGAGGACGCCGCCGTCCTCTGGAAGCACGTCGACCATGACACCGGCGCCGAGGTGCGCCGGATCCGCAGGCTCACACTGTCGTTCCATGTCACGGTCGCCAACTACGAGTACCTGGTCTACTGGCGTCTCTACCAGGACGGCAACATCGAGTGCGAGGTGCGCGCCACCGGCATCATGGTCACCACACCGCTGGCGGCCGGGCAGCCGAACCCCAACGGCACCCTTGTCGATGAACGCACATACGCCCCCTTCCACCAGCACTTCCTGGTGGCACGGCTCGACCTCGACGTCGACGGCCCCGACAACACCGTCTACATGTCGGAGTCCTACGCCGAGCCGACCGGACCGGACAATCCGTACGGGCTGTCGCTGGTGACCCGCAATGTCGCGCTGCGCACCGAGGACGAGGGAAAGCAGGATGTCGACTTCGCCACCCAGCGCGGGTGGAAGGTGGTCAACACCAACGTCGTCAACGGCCTGGGCACCCACCCGTCCTACAAGCTGGTGCCCACCGGGGCGCTGCCCGCGATGTTCGACGCACAATCCCCGGTGTTGCGGCGAGCCAACGTCATCGGGCACGCGCTGTGGGTCACACCGAATCATCCCGGCGAGCGCTGGCCGGCCGGGGAATTCGTCAATCAGTCGGTAGCTGACACCGGCCTCGGCGAATGGACCAAGGCCAACCGTTCGATCGACAACACCGACGTGGTGCTCTGGTATGTCTTCGGCATCCACCACATCACCCGGCCCGAGGACTGGCCGGTGATGCCGGTTGATGTGGTGTCGTTCTGGCTGAAGCCGTTCGGTTTCTTCGACCGAAACCCGGCACTGGATGTGGCGGCAAGTCCCGGGGAATGCCATAAGAG
- a CDS encoding carboxylesterase/lipase family protein, whose amino-acid sequence MHEHTVRVRINTGTIEGFTRNGVHRWRSIPYAKPPVGALRYRAPVAAEPWPGVRYCHGFTYCAPQQKMYTLLGVGRYQPMSEDCLTLNVVAPEEPDTEGPLPVMFFIHGGGYIMGSSATPIYDGVALARRGCVYVSVNYRLGALGCLDLSALSTPEHPIDGNLYLADLVLALRWVRENIAVFGGDPENVTIFGESAGAHAVATLMAVPDAKGLFAQAISESPASGMVRTAEAAPVFAEQFAGLLGASVSDGAAAVMSARPAELVTALDKLIARGGRDMPGAFPAGPTSGTELLPEDPLHAMRTGTAHRVPLIVGTNADEGKLFTRFMQLLPMTEQTIEMLLADSDTGTRDRIVSAYPGYPSKQACIRLGGDFAFGTAAWDIAEAHKTHAPTYFYRYDYAPRILNWSGMGATHATELLAVFGIYRTRLGALLTAGGDRASAKRVSREIQARWREFSRTGSPGESWPRYDESMRAVLVFDRRTRLEYDPNADRRRAWEGFTLAAR is encoded by the coding sequence ATGCACGAACACACCGTCCGGGTTCGTATCAACACCGGAACCATCGAGGGGTTCACCCGCAACGGCGTGCACCGCTGGCGGTCGATCCCGTATGCCAAGCCGCCGGTGGGCGCGCTGCGCTACCGCGCACCCGTTGCGGCCGAACCGTGGCCAGGGGTGCGCTACTGCCACGGGTTCACCTACTGCGCCCCGCAACAGAAGATGTACACCCTGCTCGGCGTGGGCAGATACCAGCCGATGAGCGAGGACTGCCTGACGCTCAACGTGGTGGCACCCGAGGAGCCCGACACCGAGGGCCCGCTCCCGGTGATGTTCTTCATCCACGGCGGCGGTTACATCATGGGTAGTTCGGCGACACCGATCTATGACGGGGTCGCGCTGGCCCGGCGCGGATGCGTCTACGTCTCGGTGAACTACCGGCTGGGCGCGCTGGGCTGTCTGGATCTCTCCGCGCTTTCCACGCCCGAGCATCCGATCGACGGCAACCTGTACCTGGCCGACCTGGTACTGGCGCTGCGCTGGGTGCGGGAGAACATCGCGGTGTTCGGCGGCGACCCCGAGAACGTGACGATCTTCGGTGAGAGCGCCGGCGCACATGCGGTTGCCACCCTGATGGCCGTCCCCGACGCCAAAGGGCTCTTTGCACAAGCGATCTCGGAGAGTCCCGCCAGCGGCATGGTCCGCACCGCCGAGGCCGCCCCGGTGTTCGCCGAGCAGTTCGCCGGCCTGCTGGGGGCGTCGGTGTCCGACGGCGCGGCGGCCGTGATGTCGGCACGCCCCGCCGAGCTGGTCACCGCCCTGGACAAGCTCATCGCACGCGGCGGACGCGACATGCCGGGCGCCTTCCCTGCCGGCCCCACCAGCGGCACCGAACTGCTGCCCGAGGATCCGTTGCACGCCATGCGGACCGGCACCGCGCACCGGGTGCCGCTCATCGTGGGCACCAACGCCGACGAGGGCAAGTTGTTCACCAGGTTCATGCAGCTGCTGCCGATGACCGAGCAGACCATCGAGATGCTGCTGGCAGACTCCGACACCGGCACCCGGGACCGCATCGTGTCGGCCTACCCGGGCTATCCGAGCAAACAAGCCTGCATCCGACTGGGTGGTGACTTCGCGTTCGGCACGGCGGCCTGGGACATCGCCGAGGCACACAAAACGCACGCCCCGACGTACTTCTATCGCTACGACTACGCCCCGCGCATCCTGAACTGGTCCGGTATGGGCGCCACCCACGCCACCGAACTGCTCGCGGTGTTCGGCATCTACCGGACCCGACTCGGCGCGCTGCTCACCGCCGGCGGGGACCGCGCCTCGGCGAAGCGGGTCAGCCGGGAAATACAAGCCAGATGGCGTGAATTCAGCCGCACCGGCAGCCCCGGCGAGAGTTGGCCCCGGTATGACGAGAGCATGCGCGCCGTGCTGGTGTTCGACCGCCGGACCCGGCTTGAATACGACCCGAACGCGGACCGTCGCCGCGCCTGGGAGGGTTTCACGCTGGCCGCCCGATAG
- a CDS encoding alpha/beta fold hydrolase encodes MTIPTPDRPAGVWRFAEFVLDTQRYELRRDGQSVHVEPQVFDVLTQLVSHHDRFVTKEELFDSVWGGRFVGEAALTSRIKAARRALGDDGESQRFIRTVRGRGYQFVGTLTEDVATPPEQAPAPRQHIAFCRAADGVRLAYAVAGDGPPLVRAANWMTHLGYDIESPVWRHWVRDLAHAHTFIRYDERGCGLSDWDTGDFTFDDWVTDLESVVEALGLERFPLLGVSQGGAVAVAYAARHPERVSHLVLCGAYARGRAVRAVGEDEKRAAALDLDLARVGWGRDDPAFRQVFAAQFQPDGTRADWEAFDHLQRRTTSPENAVRFLDEFGRIDVREDAQQVSCPTLIMHSADDRRVPMRYGEELATLIPDSRLVALHSNNHLLTESEPAWQVFRTELAAFLV; translated from the coding sequence GTGACCATCCCCACCCCTGATCGGCCGGCCGGCGTCTGGCGTTTCGCAGAGTTCGTGCTGGACACCCAGCGCTACGAGCTGCGCCGCGACGGCCAGTCGGTGCACGTCGAGCCCCAGGTCTTTGATGTACTGACCCAGCTGGTGTCCCACCACGACCGTTTTGTCACCAAGGAGGAGCTGTTCGACTCGGTCTGGGGTGGCCGATTCGTCGGCGAGGCCGCCCTGACCAGCCGGATCAAGGCCGCCCGCCGGGCACTCGGTGACGACGGCGAATCCCAGCGCTTCATCCGCACCGTCCGGGGCCGGGGCTACCAGTTCGTCGGCACCCTGACCGAGGACGTGGCCACCCCGCCCGAACAGGCCCCGGCACCGCGCCAGCACATCGCCTTCTGCCGCGCCGCCGATGGCGTGCGACTGGCCTACGCGGTGGCCGGGGACGGCCCGCCGCTGGTGCGGGCGGCCAACTGGATGACCCACCTCGGCTATGACATCGAGAGCCCGGTGTGGCGGCACTGGGTACGTGATCTCGCGCACGCGCACACCTTCATCCGCTATGACGAACGTGGCTGCGGACTCTCGGACTGGGATACCGGGGACTTCACCTTCGACGACTGGGTCACCGATCTGGAGTCTGTGGTCGAAGCGCTTGGCCTGGAACGCTTTCCGCTGCTAGGGGTGTCCCAGGGCGGCGCGGTCGCGGTGGCCTACGCGGCCCGCCATCCCGAACGGGTGTCCCATCTGGTGCTGTGCGGCGCCTACGCCCGCGGGCGGGCCGTGCGTGCGGTGGGCGAGGACGAGAAGCGGGCCGCAGCACTGGATCTGGACCTGGCCAGGGTCGGCTGGGGGCGCGACGATCCCGCGTTCCGGCAGGTGTTCGCCGCACAGTTTCAGCCCGACGGCACCCGCGCGGACTGGGAGGCGTTCGACCATCTGCAACGCCGCACCACCTCCCCGGAGAATGCGGTGCGATTCCTCGACGAGTTCGGCCGCATCGATGTGCGCGAGGACGCCCAGCAGGTTTCCTGTCCGACCCTGATCATGCATTCCGCCGATGACCGCCGCGTCCCGATGCGCTACGGCGAGGAATTGGCCACACTGATCCCCGACTCCCGACTGGTGGCGCTGCACAGCAACAACCATCTGCTGACCGAGAGTGAACCCGCCTGGCAGGTGTTCCGCACCGAACTCGCCGCGTTTCTGGTCTGA